The window CCAATTTACCAACTTTATTGGCATCAGATATCTGGTTCATACCTACTATCAAGTTCCCTGGGTGAGTGATGATCACACGTCTAGATCCTCTCATCCAAGTCCTTGGCTTGATGATAAGCCTTCCGGAGGTACCCTTCATTGCAAATGGCCTTCCTTCCTCGATGTCTACACCTGATATCCCTTTTCCAGAGCCAAATAGCGTATTACTTCGGATAGATATATCCTCATGCACACCAAAGGAAACGTTTGCCTCCATTCCTTTGTCTTTTTGCTCTTCAGGTATGGTACTCCACATTTCTTTCACATACTCATAGGCATCCGTATCATCAAATGTTCCTGTGTTTACGGTTAGCAAACCTTCACTTGCCAGAGCTTTTTTGATCAATGCATCAGGTCCATCGCAGATGACTTGATTATCCGCATCTTTCCATTTAGCAGCTGCTGATTTTGGAGACTCCCCGGCAGATGTATCGGTCACACATTTGTAAATCACTTCTTCAAAGTATACCAAGTCACCTACTGAATAGGTATCTCCTGAGGCCCACTCATCAGGTTCTCCGTGAAATTCGCTGTAATAGAAATTGTTATTGATTTCTGCAGCAATCTTGGCAAATTCTTGTGCCCATACCCATTGAGCAAAAGGAACCTGCTTGGCATTGATGTCAAGCATTTCAGACATAAATGTTTCCCTAAGTTCTTCAGGTACCATTTTAATGATTTTCATGGCTCGCTGGGGAGTTAGTACCCTCTTAGTCCATTTCCTACCACCTTTGGCTT of the Cyclobacterium marinum DSM 745 genome contains:
- a CDS encoding carbohydrate-binding protein — encoded protein: MGVKPATDITAIKGYIEKQDRQLINEMLNGLDLVTDLSVRRNVREPLALNKMTVDDGARPLNLDIEKAKGGRKWTKRVLTPQRAMKIIKMVPEELRETFMSEMLDINAKQVPFAQWVWAQEFAKIAAEINNNFYYSEFHGEPDEWASGDTYSVGDLVYFEEVIYKCVTDTSAGESPKSAAAKWKDADNQVICDGPDALIKKALASEGLLTVNTGTFDDTDAYEYVKEMWSTIPEEQKDKGMEANVSFGVHEDISIRSNTLFGSGKGISGVDIEEGRPFAMKGTSGRLIIKPRTWMRGSRRVIITHPGNLIVGMNQISDANKVGKLVETLHGFRAIVKWMIGAQFRDIANLYVNDQS